The Amaranthus tricolor cultivar Red isolate AtriRed21 chromosome 2, ASM2621246v1, whole genome shotgun sequence genome contains the following window.
CTCGCACTGTCCtatccggcaaatacacctcgtcgatatcaaagcaagtgatacccccgatgtaggtggtgcgtgggtgctcatttagcaatgcccttggagaagtcatgtacagagtccattccacctgcatacaagccaagttaacatataaaaataatctaaaattaaaataacatgaataacaaagtgtgatgtgatgtacaatacctgagtctccgtcatATAGTCCAGTATACTCTTGCAGTCCCTTAGCCTGTTGATCTCACGACCTGGCTTgggcgtggaccacatctccgccctagtcttattaggcacaTTTGCgtggcgaggatgagggcggaaggcaggaaagtactcgtaaatccatgtctggagcaatgtcaggcaaccagcaatggtcttgcaatcagccctagatgccattcctaGTTGGCGATACATGTAGGCCAGCGTCACCGCACCCTAGGCGGTCTCATCCTGATCGACGTTGATGgtaagtatcgggtgaggtcgcatgtcggttctggtcttatccgccagcagggtagagccgacaatagccatgtagtaggttGTTGACTGGGTCTCCATAGCCTGCGACCGATGGCACAACTGCATAACTTACGTTGATGCAACCTGCCTTGAATATCCCTTTCCGTCGTAGCTTGGCCATGGGCTccccaaacaaaccaaaaataCCAACCTGTCACTGCCCCTTAGAAGGTTCAACGGTAGTGAACCTTCAATGCCTATGcacaatatgcgttgcacgtcgtgcaacataatcgtcatctacCTCAATGGTATGTTGAAGGTGTTcatatccggctgccacctctccatgAAGGCCGATATCAAACCACAGTCGATGTGTTGGTGCATAATGTACGGTAGCCGGCCGAGGGGAGTGACCGGTAGAACATCGTAAAGCGCATCGGGCATATCCTGCAGTCCAATGATCGCCTCCAACGGCTTCTTTCTACTACGACACTCCAGAATCGGAGGTGTACGCTCAGAgccgtcaaaaataactttagttatgtgcccgccatagctgggTATCATGCGCGTATCTGTGGGGCCCCCGAgctggggcgatgtgaccaactagggatggtcatgggtccaggaccctgttggacccgcttCGGACCCAcccctttttaagggtctgggtcttaatttttgggacccatcggatccgggtcggatctggatccaaaaaatatttgacgggtccgtgttcgggtcctaaggtgaagacccggaccctaaacttttaaattttatattatgaatttctgatatctaaattctaatattaattttttttattattaatatataatgcctTGAATATTGATTGCCTAATTTGCCTTCTCATTAATCTCAATCTAGTAACTAGTAAGGCTGTCCAGTAACCCTAACTTTTTCTTTCTCCTCTAATATAAACTATAtatctcatttagtcttttatatttaatttttaattatgtatttaaacaagtgtttttatgttttagtaattattttgtatttgaattttatggactcgaacaagtgtttgtaatacgataataagttgcttacaaaaatacaaaaaaactcgcaaaaggttcaattttgacaaatcaaagacgctttgtataagacccattaattgggtctgggtctgaaaattttggaccgttagggtccggatctgggtctGGATCCATCAAAAAAAAGGGTTggggtccgggtctggccagacccgctcctAACCCGCTTCATGACCATCCGTATGACCAACCAGTCCGTtccagcggactgtgagcgcctgctctcccatggcggctcattatcaacGTGACTATGTCCGGCACGCTTAGATGTGCCTGAAGAACTAAGGCCGACACGTGCGAATTTCCCGTCGGGCCTCCGGACAACAGTCCAGTCCACTGGACGAAGAACAACACCTTGGTACttaacatcatcagcatcatcatcatcactaaaAACCCTACAACTACTCTAGAGGCTGCTAGCCTGATCATCAAAACGAGTACACACTTGCTGCAGCGTACTCGAtcgttgggcctcactgtgtctgctAGCCTCTTcttgcctagccctcctagcaaaacccgttacccccctctcatgagggtcccctctgagcagggtaggcctagaactattcccgctcaacaagtttctaaaaaatccctttcctttcccgtgagtaccagccatttactacaatttttcataatttaataaactatttctaataaataaaaatcatcaaacattacgttaaattaaccatatgaacaaaagacaataattaattaacatattaaactactcctaatcaacatatataaattagcaacaacaatatttaattaatcattatcaacaaatttaatttaacaaaatatttattattaatattattgtaattaattttctaaattaacaacaatcagtataataataataataataataataacaataataataataataataataataataataataataataataataataataataataatattaaaaaaataattatcataacactaataacaaaaacaacaacaacaacaacaacaacaacaacaacaataataataataataataacactaataacaaaaacaatatttaaaaataaaattaaacaaaaatatactaacaataacaataacattaacaacatcaccaacaaaaataataaaaataatatttaaaagaataaaaaaatttaataataataataataataataataataataataataataataataataataatagtaataataataatagtaataataataataataataataataataataataataatagtaataataataataataataataataataataataataataataataataataatatttaaaaaaataaattaaatttaataattaaaacaaaaataaaaatttaataataataataataacaatcacaataataataataaacataataacaataataataaaaataacattataaattaaattaataataattaatttaaattaaaaaaagaaaaagaaaaaaaatagggtGTTGCACAAAATCCGCGACACGACTGCGGGTCAGTCGCACGAAACCAGCAACATGCGACTGACCCGCGTTCGAGTCGCGAATTTCGTGCGACaccctattttttttctttttttaatttaaataatacgattcgaataaaaattaccttgattatttgtttgcggattgaatttcTTAGCTTTTGCTcgaaaaattttatgttgtgattttattttttaagtgtgGTAAATGAGTTATTTAGAGAGGTTAGAGtctaaataagaaattttaagtccagtaGCAAATTCgcaattttttaaagttcagagacaaattcgtaatttcaaagaagggtgacgataaaatgaaaatggtggcGAAGTTTAAAGATCTTGTTATATATGATGATTAAgaacaactaaaaaattaaaaaactagtTGAGTAACTAGAATtgattgcgtaattaaagagaCTAACCAGAGTGTATTAGTAAAGAGGTTAGAAGCAGATGAGTTGGTGTACATATGTAGAACAAAATCATCCCATGTATACAAGTGAAAAACATTCCAACGATTATATTTCAAGTTCCGACAATTagtagtaattaaaaaaaatactctctttgttttgttcttcttgtttactttttacacAGTTCAATGTAAAGTTTGAACCcttatatctctaaatacacattataaaaaattataaaacatacATAGTAAAACGTATACATTAAAACTAATCTAATTAAATCTcacatgtaaatatatatatatatatatatatatatatatatatatatatatatatatatatatatatatatatatatttatttatttatttatttatttattttttattgaatagtAGGCTAAGTAGGGCAATAGATTACTACCTGTAGAggaaaaaataacacaaaaaaagaagctaaaaaatatcaaaaatgtgATTGAGCTCTAGCCacaataatgtattttttttaacgtCATCATGACTTACAAAGTTCGTTATTAGAATTCCATCCAAAATTCTAAATTACATGTTTCACATATTTTTAGTCTGATTGAGATTTACTAAAACCAAGGACCCAAGAACATTCTATAAATAACAAGCCGTAATCCCTAACATTATCCCTATTCCATTCCCCTTCATACCATCACCAAACTTCAAATTCTCCCTCTTTAAGCTCAAAAACCCATTCAATAATGGCGGATGAAGTAATACTATTAGATTTCTGCATAAGTATGTTTGGAATGAGAGTAAGAATTGCCCTTGCTGAAAAAGGTATTAATTATGAGTATAAAGAACAAGATATACTAATGAATAAAAGTGATTTGTTACTCAAAATGAACCCGGTTCATAAGAAAATACCGGTtcttattcataataataaccCGGTTTGTGAATCTTCTATTATTGTTCAGTATATTGATGAGGTTTGGAATGATAAGAACCCTTTGATGCCTTCTGATCCTTATGAGAGGGCTCAAGCTCGTTTTTGGGTTGATTATATTGATAAAaaggtatatattttttactattaattgttttcaattttttttttcaatttatgccATTTCTGTGGATGATAAACATTtgagtatttattattttagtgtGCTATTTTTATCAACTTGAGTTGatgtatttattttaaaaaatttatatcataCTATAGATATTTTgagtaaataaattaaaattaatatatgaaTTAGTGTCCAATGATCTACTAATatctttaaaaaataagaatcaCAAAAAGCTAAAGTTAGCTATTAGACGATTTTATgtgaagtgcaaaaaaaaaaagaattagcAGACAAATCGTGTTATACCAAGTTGAACttgaaatttagaaaaaaaaaaaaaatggaagggTCAAGGGTTCTACTATTTGTCTCATCTAGTTTCGCAAGTCTCGCTATACCCAAATTCAATCCTTAGAGTATGTTTAATGTTGGTCAAATAATTAGGTGTTCGTATAATAAAAAACTAGATAATTCCTGAGCGATGTAtactttttttaacattttaatttaaaaaataaataaattaaataggtCCGGTATAAtatcatattaattttaattatttattaatacacATTTTATTACATTTATGAAAATTAGAATCAaacttttttagtttttatagttatcattataataatgataaagcaGTGGATCATTTTAAATTGTATCTATAATATAATTAGCATTTTAGTGaactttttttaaatgtatatttaaaagtaatataattaatttgtaaatgattgaatgtttttataaataaatatagatcAATAGAACtttgtaaattaaaaatcaaagataATAATTTGTGCATCTATATTATATACTGCTATTCATTacattgtttttcaaattttaatagtaAATGTTATAGTCTTAACTAAAGTTTTTAATGATGGTCAAATCAATCATCTTATAATCATTCTTAACATTTAGGATTCCTATAGTCATTCTTAttcaatgacatcatcattgcTTAAATGAGGGAAATAATTTCATGAGAAGATGacaactaattaatttattaagttGCTTATGTCAGTTGTgttttattttggtatataatatagatatataaaaaaGAGTGTGTCTCTGGTCTTCACTTTGGTCTTCACAGAGTTCAAATGCAATGTTTTAGTACAGAGAAATATTGATATagtgtgaaaataaaaaattattagtaatcaatcaaataactttttaatatctttaaatgtgcataattaaatattataaaaatattgataCAAATTAAATGAAACCTAACTCATCACTTGACTATGTCGTTTTAACTTGCGCTCtaaattatagattaaaaaataaaatgtaaactAAAAGTGATCAAGAGTTAGCTATAGTTTTATGCTCTCAAGTCATCCAAGCTGCTATAGAGGTTGTTTTATGCTTTTATATTCTCTAACACTAACTCCTTCTACATCTTATGCAGCTTTATGAGAATAGTAGTAGAACTTGGACTACCAAAGGTGAAGAACAAGAGGCAGCCCAGAAGGAATTCATAGACCATTTCAAATTATTGGAGCAACAATTAGGAAACAAGCCATATTTTGGAGGGGATTCATTTGGGTTCGTTGATGTTAGTCTCATTTCATTCTATTGTTGGTTTTATGCTTGGGAAAAAGTAGGCAATTTTAGCATTGGTGAGTCATGCCCTAAGCTTATTGAATGGGCTAAAAGATGCATGGAAAGAGATAGTGTTGCTAAGTCTCTTCAAGATGAGAAGACGATCTATGAGTTTCTATTGGAGTACAAGAAGTCACTTGGTATTGAGTAAAGAAAACACATTTAATTCTAAAGATATGTTCCTCTTTTTATTCATGAGTTTATCGATTTAATCAAACATGAATACTCCTTTGGAACATTTGAAATAGTTGATTTATCTCTTGATGAATAATTAGCAATGTTATTCATGGTAGATTGATGTGTTATTtaactatgttttttttaatagtgcatatgatgaataataaataattatacaatttaattgtTACGAATAAAGTATGTATAgtctaatataatataaaagggaaatttcacgtggtaattCTGAACTATTGATTTTTTCACGTGGTAGGCAAACATTTTTGTATATGCACGTGATGACCTTAAGCTTCTAATTTTTCCACATGATAGACAAAAGAAAAgtgtttttattaactttacgtTATTCTTCCCAAACATAGTGActcttatttttcaaaaaatagacaTCGTGATCATCCTAATTGGCCATATATTTCGTAATCGAGTTGAAATAGTTATAGTCAAGGTAGACATACCCACCAAGGAAAGTGCTGCTTCTTTTCGCAAGACAACTTCGTGGCACAACCACTTATGGGGATGTTCAATCCAAAATACGTCACGATACAAATCCAAGGTCAAGGGGTTACACATGTACTCAGTGCCAGATGAAAGATATAAATTTCCTAACGGCCTAAGGCATCAACTGACCTAAAGAAAGTTGGTAATAGCAAAGGACCTTAAAAGGAACCAATGCATGGGAAATCGTACGCCCAAGACCAAGTGGTAAAGGTGGACAACAATGTATACGTCAGTATGAGAGGTGCAAGAAACAATGAAATGGGTGGGCTTGCATCTTTGGCTCGTCCAAGAGACACCAGTATCCTTGTTCCTTAGAGATAAGAAATCTATCCTCATTACAAAAAAAGTTGCAGCTACCcacacttaaaaatatatttaggcACGCTTATATATAAGACTGATGGATTTAGCCACACTTAAAAAAGTTGCATCTCTGCTTGTGTGGGTAAATTTTAGGCACGCTTAATAAGCGTGGCTAGAATTGCTCATTGTCACACTTGTAAGAGACGCTGGTAGTACCTGTAGCCACGCTTATAGGTGTTGAACACTATCCTCACTTAATAAGTTCATAGTCAATTGTTTTGCTCTTGTTTTTACACACAATTAAACGTGATTAATGAGCATAACtaacattttaattaattttgtcggtaaattattattattattattattattattattattattattattttggcaaAAGATTTTTGTATTACCAAAATAAGGTTTATACAACTTAAACCAATGAACCAACTAAAAAAAGTCGTGAACGGTGAAACAAGCTATACATAAAAAATATGAGGCCAAACAGCAAATGTATTCTGCACCCACTGATTTGTGTTGCACCTGATCTGCACAGACACACACGCATTGAGCTGCTGCTGactgacttgcacatacacacACGCATTGAGCTGCACTGACTTGCACAGACACACACGCCCACTGATTTTATCTGCTGGACACACAGAATTGATGCACACCCATTGTTTTGATCTGCTAGTTGGTCCGCTCCATATACTGTATAACTAAAATAGCTGCACCCTGTTTACATATCTTATGTGTGTACCACACCCAATTGTACTGGCAATGCACACACACCCAATTGAGCTGCACTCACACTTGGTTAGCTCGCTGTTGAAAAGGAGCAAAAGGTCCGCTCACTGTAGGTAAGCTCACACTTGGTCTTGAATGCTGCTGCAGAGAGAAGCACTAGCTGCTTCATTTCCATATAATTCTGTTGCAGAATATAATGAGAAAGAGGTTTCAGAAATTAAACAATGTGTTATATGCAAAAATTTTAATGTGTTTCGGCTGCTGCATCTGAAAATTTTAATGGATTATAAAATCATAGAATCGTCTGTAAACCTTAGCAACTCTATGGACCGATCTGTATCCAATGATATCGGCTGCTGCATCTGAAAATTTGCTGGGAACAGTCATTGTTAGATATGCCTGCATTATCAGCTGGGAACTCATTACAATTTGCTGCTACATCAAATATACTCTTCTGTTCTTTTGTTTTCCCCAATTTTTGGAAAGCCCCAAACCCAAAAGCAGAGGATGCCTCTTTAATGTGTTTCACTGATGATAACCCTtgctttaatttgtttttgggtTCCTTGTTGATCAAAGTCTGCTCGTCTCTCAAATCAATCTCAGACCATTGCTCTTCGACAGTATTTTGTGTTTGCTTTTGTGTTCCAACGATCACATCTTTGACCTCGAGCTCAGCTCCTTGTACAGCTAATCTCTGAAGCAATGGCCTCTTTGATGCATGATACTCTTCTTCTGTTATGCATTTTGCTATAACAGCTCCTATTGAATCAGTAATACCCACAACAAAAAGAGAGGGGGAAAATTTCATCAATTTCACTGACATTGTACTATTATTAAATACCCAATCAATTCTTCTTGAAGTAAAGTTGTAGTATAACATAAACCCATTTAAACTAAGTTCATATCAAAATTACTGAATCAAACAGAATTATGAAGTATATTCCAAGTAGCTTAATTGTAAGAAGTAAAGATGAAGATTTACACACAATTCTATGATTTTATAATCCATGTTTTCATTGAAAAAAGACGAATTACAAGCATGGCAAAGAATCTGAACCAGAATATCTGTATACTGCAAAGAATCTGTAGGCCTCTGAACTGGAAGGGCCTGGAGCTGATGCACATTGATGCACTGATACAGGAAAGGAATCGATATGGAACGAGAGAAATTAAAGTAGTAAAAGAATTGCTGATGTACTAACAGAGACTTACTTCAGCACAACCTTTAGGAAGAATAGCTCAAATTATCAACTAAACTGATGCACACTGAACTCGTGCACACTGAATTGATGCACACTGAACTGGTGCACAATGAAATCGATATGGAGCTGAGCACATTGATGCACTGATGCACAGCTGCTGCACCATTATCAGAGACTGCACACCTGCTGACAATGCAATCCATAGCCCCAAGAGAAACCCTGCACAAATAACACATACCAAAACCAGGATCCTTGGCCACAGATCAGAGAGCATTCAAATCGAAAAAGTTAGGACTCTGCGCCTCAAACCTAGGCTGAATTTGTAATTCGGCAGCCGGACAACAACAAACAGCTATGCCAATAACACAAGCCACCACAACACAAATAACAACGAAGAAGACACGAGATTAGCTAAATCATTCGGACCTCTGAGCAACAGCAACATTCCACAAAAACATACTATTATAACCATACTATAACAGCAACAGCGACAACAACTATACTCAATACTCAATACGGCACACAAAAACATGTCTCGAAAACTAATTTATTCCTTGTTTTGATATTGTTCCCAAACAAAAGCAAAACGTACTACAtagaagaaaacaaaacaaaaagctACGCAAAACATGTCTTGAAGACTAATCCATTCCTTGCTTGTATTTAGTACTTGCGGTTCTCTTACACGTTCCTTATTGGCCACCAAAACACATAAAAGGTagacttttaatttattatgaacTATCTACGCATAAAACAATTGTGAATGAAATGTACTTACCTTATTTAATTTAGCCCACAACAATTTGTCTAACATTTGTGTATTAGCTCGTTTCTTGCACATATACATtgcctacaaaaaaaaaaatatggaaaagcaagttcaaaaatttttttaatacattaaaaGGAAGGTGACACGTGAAAACTATATATACCATGCCAGCTAGATGACAATGTGACATTTCTGTTTTATGTTTGTCTCCACGAATGAATTTCGTAACTAGTTCGGGATTCTCCATAAGTATCTTATCAATCACTTTCTCCAGCTCTTGATAAGtcaactattaataaaaaaatattatttatcaataatatgGGATAAAGTAGTTTAACATCATATATATTAACTCTATAATGAGTACTTTATCACTTACTTCAACTTTTTTAAATCATTTGATTTCTCTCGATTTCAGGTGCTCCATTATAGGCTTCCATTTTTTCAACATTTCTCCGAAAAAAGAAACTATGTAAAATAGGCATCGAaccttaaaacaaaatatttaagtttCATAGTTTCAAACCTTATGGCTTGGTTGTACAACATGACGTGGAGTAGTTGCACCACCAAGGGACATAGGTACTGGTTGTTTAGAGAGTGGTGCACTAGAAGTACCTTGAAGAGTTATAGGAGCACGTTCAATCGACATCcctatatattaataatattaaaggtATTGAAAAGTATAAGTGAACAACCTAGAAATGAACTTACTCTACACTACCTGATTTACAAGCATGAGTATGATGTGGAGTATTTTCACCACCAAGGGACATAGGTACTGGTTGTTTAGAGAGGGGGGAATACGAGTACCTTGAAGAGTTGCGGGAGTAAGTTCAATCAACATCCctatagattaataatattgAAGGTATTGACAAGTATAA
Protein-coding sequences here:
- the LOC130806769 gene encoding probable glutathione S-transferase gives rise to the protein MADEVILLDFCISMFGMRVRIALAEKGINYEYKEQDILMNKSDLLLKMNPVHKKIPVLIHNNNPVCESSIIVQYIDEVWNDKNPLMPSDPYERAQARFWVDYIDKKLYENSSRTWTTKGEEQEAAQKEFIDHFKLLEQQLGNKPYFGGDSFGFVDVSLISFYCWFYAWEKVGNFSIGESCPKLIEWAKRCMERDSVAKSLQDEKTIYEFLLEYKKSLGIE